In a single window of the Halobaculum lipolyticum genome:
- a CDS encoding SWIM zinc finger family protein: MRSNHVLTKLEVSPGPRRRAQIEPFTFSLVAEGVRVTNHRYEEPSNHSYVVTVTDGVPVTCECPADAHFNVTCKHRLAVAIRTPVLQAATKKALADGGTQPANPGEEDHNRGEHLDEASGERPEWCECDGLEDGFPCFECVERGHKDLSDV; this comes from the coding sequence ATGAGATCGAATCACGTCCTCACCAAACTCGAGGTATCGCCCGGTCCACGACGACGCGCTCAGATTGAGCCGTTCACCTTCTCCCTCGTAGCAGAAGGCGTTCGTGTCACGAACCACCGCTACGAAGAGCCCTCCAACCACTCCTACGTCGTCACTGTCACAGATGGCGTCCCAGTCACCTGCGAGTGTCCTGCAGATGCGCATTTCAACGTTACCTGCAAACACCGGCTTGCGGTCGCGATCCGAACGCCGGTCCTCCAGGCGGCGACGAAGAAGGCGCTTGCGGACGGCGGGACACAACCCGCAAACCCGGGTGAGGAAGACCATAACAGAGGTGAACATCTCGATGAGGCCAGTGGCGAGCGACCGGAATGGTGTGAGTGCGACGGCCTCGAAGATGGCTTCCCGTGTTTCGAGTGCGTGGAACGAGGCCACAAGGACCTTTCGGACGTCTAA
- a CDS encoding ribonuclease H-like domain-containing protein, translating to MANVQRAAFDIETVSPTVPDDEYPDFTDSRDFELSGAAIAYEYTDGSREEMVEWREGWGPKREVELIETLLDRLEPAETVVTYNGERFDFTHLEGRARIAGAEVGKRAHEPVQAYLDGIKHIDLKPDAWEAYGDYTSLEDTLTAVGIDPIETVPGEFSHGIPRSEWSKKPTETVESGDLAVLGEIYLDAVEGKRDDISLSALEEMLSHYARADVELLFDLADARPFE from the coding sequence GTGGCCAACGTACAAAGGGCAGCCTTCGACATCGAGACAGTCTCCCCAACTGTTCCGGACGATGAGTATCCGGACTTCACAGATTCCCGAGACTTTGAACTCTCAGGTGCGGCAATCGCCTACGAATACACCGACGGTTCGCGGGAGGAGATGGTGGAATGGCGCGAAGGGTGGGGTCCGAAACGAGAAGTTGAGCTGATCGAGACCCTCCTAGATCGACTGGAACCAGCCGAGACTGTCGTCACCTACAACGGCGAGCGCTTCGACTTCACCCACCTAGAAGGCCGTGCCCGGATCGCCGGAGCCGAAGTAGGGAAACGAGCGCACGAGCCCGTGCAGGCATATCTGGATGGGATCAAGCATATCGACCTCAAGCCGGATGCGTGGGAGGCGTACGGCGACTACACCAGCCTCGAAGACACGCTCACCGCGGTCGGAATCGATCCCATAGAGACGGTCCCTGGCGAGTTCTCGCATGGAATCCCGCGGAGTGAGTGGTCGAAGAAGCCTACGGAAACAGTCGAATCAGGGGATCTTGCTGTCCTTGGTGAAATCTATTTGGACGCTGTCGAGGGGAAGCGCGACGACATCTCCTTGTCCGCACTTGAGGAGATGTTGAGTCACTATGCACGAGCAGATGTGGAGTTACTGTTCGACCTAGCGGATGCACGGCCGTTTGAATAA
- a CDS encoding transferase, with translation MESVASRFVDLIAAAPAPFSAGGVFIYGIGGVTLLIVFARIRQWWVARGDDTTFGELLDQETLATGHDEGSAFDALAERHRNAIAPDAIEWESRAAKVGEEWTQTLTIAAYPDHPADGYLSGLFELTDVSFDLTAHIDPIPQARARDRLQAAADDLQADADLERSVREAYLHDRAAAATATYKAVENGQRVFEQSLYITVRAETRSQLADAVSTVRATLREPPANLEPATAVCLQDTALQSAAPIGGDALGRGSYALGGAVGALLASPHSPTLLEEGGVEFGVHKDTRSPLVVDPFAREDGYAMFTVGDPGSGKSYGAKQNFIRSLEQSDDRIGVILEPLNNWAGVNEALGGRRITVGGTLGLNPLELKPTPEHVRNARGEDASILKERRERALSFFTNAFATRGVELGDRRTTLETALIEAYDRKGITEDISTHHRESPTVRDMLDVLAKMSESPEGYVVRTAAEAEKIADDAVWLLDQLRPFAEGGQFEQLGRHSEFDIRDESLVYLDLAEQGGQLGGHTSLLMELLISLVYERAKETEKEVVFVIDEARYLMKDAATLSYLETIFRHHRHHDLSIRLVTQTVDEFFEHDIAEMILDQCAIKQFHKLDGMDPEWADEFGLNHPQMRFVQTATPGDEESGYSQALLGVDGEWRGMEVRALPREHAVIEHDPGTSDGPLSDTNAPAHADD, from the coding sequence ATGGAATCTGTCGCCTCCCGCTTCGTGGACCTCATCGCGGCAGCACCGGCGCCGTTCTCTGCTGGCGGTGTGTTCATCTACGGAATCGGTGGCGTCACCCTGCTCATCGTCTTTGCCCGCATTCGCCAGTGGTGGGTCGCACGTGGGGACGACACGACGTTTGGAGAGCTCCTCGATCAAGAGACACTCGCGACTGGCCACGACGAGGGAAGCGCCTTCGATGCGTTGGCTGAACGCCACCGAAACGCGATCGCACCCGATGCAATCGAATGGGAATCGCGTGCGGCGAAAGTCGGCGAGGAGTGGACGCAGACGCTCACGATCGCCGCGTATCCCGACCACCCAGCTGATGGGTACCTCAGCGGACTGTTCGAATTGACCGACGTCTCATTCGACCTGACCGCACACATCGACCCAATTCCGCAGGCGCGTGCCCGTGACCGACTACAGGCGGCCGCAGATGACCTCCAAGCCGATGCCGACCTCGAACGGAGCGTACGCGAAGCGTATCTCCACGACCGCGCAGCAGCGGCGACAGCCACCTACAAAGCCGTCGAGAACGGCCAGCGGGTGTTCGAACAGTCGTTGTACATCACCGTCCGTGCGGAGACACGCTCACAGTTAGCAGATGCAGTCTCGACCGTTCGGGCGACGCTCCGTGAGCCGCCTGCGAATCTCGAACCGGCGACAGCGGTGTGCCTCCAAGATACGGCGCTCCAATCGGCCGCTCCGATCGGCGGCGATGCCCTCGGACGTGGTTCCTACGCCCTTGGCGGTGCGGTCGGTGCGCTTCTGGCCTCTCCGCACTCGCCGACCCTACTTGAGGAAGGCGGCGTCGAGTTCGGCGTCCACAAGGACACCCGCAGTCCGCTCGTAGTCGACCCGTTCGCTCGCGAAGATGGCTACGCGATGTTCACCGTCGGCGACCCAGGCTCGGGAAAGTCCTACGGTGCGAAACAGAACTTCATCCGGAGTCTCGAACAGTCGGACGACAGGATCGGCGTGATCCTCGAACCGCTCAACAACTGGGCGGGGGTGAACGAGGCGCTCGGTGGACGGCGAATCACTGTTGGTGGGACGCTCGGACTCAACCCACTGGAACTCAAACCGACCCCCGAGCACGTCCGCAACGCTCGTGGAGAGGACGCGAGTATCCTCAAAGAGCGACGAGAACGCGCCCTCTCGTTTTTCACGAACGCGTTCGCGACCAGGGGTGTCGAGTTAGGCGATCGACGGACTACGCTCGAAACGGCACTCATCGAAGCCTACGACCGAAAGGGAATCACCGAGGACATCTCGACACACCACCGGGAGAGTCCGACCGTCCGGGATATGCTTGACGTGCTCGCGAAGATGTCGGAGTCTCCAGAGGGGTACGTCGTCCGAACAGCGGCGGAAGCCGAGAAGATCGCCGACGACGCGGTGTGGCTCCTCGACCAGCTCCGGCCGTTCGCCGAGGGTGGGCAGTTCGAGCAACTCGGGCGACACAGCGAGTTCGACATCCGCGACGAGTCGCTCGTGTACCTCGACTTGGCCGAACAGGGTGGGCAACTCGGCGGCCACACCAGCCTCTTGATGGAGTTGCTCATCTCGCTGGTCTACGAGCGAGCTAAAGAGACCGAGAAGGAGGTCGTGTTTGTCATCGACGAAGCGCGGTATCTGATGAAGGATGCGGCGACCCTGTCGTATCTGGAGACGATTTTCCGCCACCATCGCCACCACGACCTCTCGATCCGGTTAGTCACGCAGACCGTCGACGAGTTCTTCGAGCACGACATCGCCGAGATGATCCTCGACCAGTGTGCGATCAAGCAGTTCCACAAACTCGACGGGATGGACCCCGAGTGGGCCGACGAGTTCGGGCTGAATCATCCCCAGATGCGCTTCGTCCAGACGGCGACGCCTGGCGATGAAGAATCCGGGTACTCGCAGGCACTGCTCGGCGTCGACGGAGAGTGGCGCGGGATGGAGGTGCGGGCGCTCCCGCGTGAGCACGCGGTGATCGAACACGACCCCGGGACGAGTGACGGGCCGCTCTCTGACACGAACGCTCCTGCTCATGCGGATGACTGA
- a CDS encoding type I restriction-modification system subunit M, which translates to MGDDEEDVAETLFSCFDILRGTISPVRYKEYVVPLIYYKRVSDESNRASSTDKADATDAESLFSLPYLEEQYRWEVVTKQANDLGDDLNEAIRAIPSHESVEILIKKVDFTELSVNGVLEQIVENLDEVTLDCRTHPSAQFGPCFDSLLTHLFNLEGRRGSEFTTPRTVARLATELVDELPRFAAIHDPTVGTGGFLAQAAKHDKDGAENQVVERRFTGQDLNPLAAGIARINLEMHGVESEIKVGDSLVDPGFTTEGELERFDLVFSDFPISMNWENTRVEEDPYDRFPGLEVPDKRRADYAFILHALSCLKTPQQDEAGGQAALVVPIGVLYRESERQYRKYLIENDYVEQIIHLPEDLYQQHSLATAILVLNTAKPPERHGEVRFVDAGSEEFYDETGDHRTISVGGVNKANKIGNAWEKNGKVARTVPHERIEASNFSLNISKYLPASDDPSKYRFSGDTEANSNDGENDTQSTDSDSYSFDQHLSDLITASENSVYVLGKYGGATEAELLDVRNELREIGYDAYVDRDLADFPTQDLSGSVTTTMRLVKFCIMVDREASGHLNEYQLAQLNRTVLARLTPEDGGSTRMIGAAENIDVNYIKKFEFDLRPQERLSEAVDWAEEMISRRRREYNELYDWREE; encoded by the coding sequence ATGGGTGACGATGAAGAGGATGTTGCGGAAACGCTGTTTTCCTGTTTCGATATTCTTCGCGGCACTATCTCTCCTGTAAGGTACAAGGAATATGTTGTTCCGCTGATTTATTATAAACGGGTTTCTGATGAATCTAATCGCGCCAGTTCCACAGACAAAGCGGACGCAACAGACGCAGAATCTTTATTTTCATTACCTTACTTGGAAGAGCAGTATCGATGGGAAGTCGTTACAAAGCAAGCAAATGATCTCGGCGACGATCTCAATGAGGCAATCCGCGCAATACCATCACATGAGTCTGTAGAAATTTTAATTAAGAAAGTTGATTTTACAGAGTTATCCGTAAATGGAGTACTTGAACAGATAGTTGAAAATCTCGATGAAGTCACTCTTGATTGTAGAACACACCCTTCAGCTCAATTTGGCCCGTGTTTTGACAGTCTTCTGACCCATTTATTTAATCTTGAAGGCCGAAGAGGGAGTGAATTTACTACACCAAGGACAGTCGCACGACTAGCCACAGAGCTTGTCGATGAATTACCGCGGTTCGCAGCAATACATGATCCAACAGTTGGCACGGGAGGATTCCTTGCTCAGGCAGCGAAGCATGACAAGGATGGAGCAGAAAACCAGGTCGTAGAACGTCGATTCACTGGCCAAGATCTCAACCCGCTAGCCGCGGGGATCGCCCGAATAAACCTGGAGATGCACGGCGTCGAGAGCGAGATCAAGGTTGGAGATTCGCTTGTAGATCCTGGTTTTACCACAGAAGGTGAACTTGAGCGGTTTGATCTTGTCTTCTCCGATTTTCCAATTTCGATGAATTGGGAAAACACGAGAGTTGAAGAAGACCCATACGACCGTTTTCCTGGACTGGAGGTGCCAGATAAAAGGCGTGCTGACTACGCCTTCATTCTCCACGCACTTTCTTGTCTAAAGACGCCTCAGCAGGACGAGGCTGGCGGGCAGGCAGCTTTGGTTGTCCCGATTGGAGTTTTGTATAGAGAATCCGAGAGGCAGTATCGAAAATACCTTATCGAGAATGATTATGTTGAGCAGATAATTCATCTACCAGAGGATCTGTATCAGCAGCACTCTCTTGCAACAGCGATTCTTGTATTGAATACTGCGAAGCCACCTGAACGACATGGCGAAGTTCGATTTGTTGATGCCGGGAGCGAAGAGTTCTACGACGAAACCGGCGACCACAGGACAATTTCAGTAGGAGGCGTAAACAAGGCAAATAAAATAGGCAACGCATGGGAGAAAAATGGGAAAGTCGCTCGCACGGTTCCCCATGAGAGGATTGAAGCCTCCAATTTTTCGTTGAACATCTCTAAATACCTTCCTGCATCTGATGATCCCTCGAAGTACCGATTTAGTGGGGATACTGAAGCCAATTCTAACGACGGTGAAAATGACACCCAAAGTACTGATTCAGATAGTTATTCATTTGACCAGCATCTCTCTGATTTGATCACAGCCAGTGAGAATTCTGTGTATGTATTGGGGAAGTATGGGGGTGCTACGGAGGCTGAACTTCTTGATGTTCGAAACGAACTAAGGGAAATAGGGTATGACGCTTACGTAGACCGGGATTTGGCAGACTTCCCAACACAAGACCTCTCGGGGAGCGTGACTACGACGATGCGCCTTGTCAAATTCTGCATCATGGTAGACCGAGAGGCCTCGGGCCACCTGAACGAGTATCAGTTAGCTCAATTGAACCGGACTGTTCTCGCTCGATTGACACCCGAAGACGGTGGCTCTACACGGATGATTGGCGCAGCAGAAAATATCGATGTTAACTATATCAAAAAATTCGAATTTGACCTTCGGCCACAAGAACGACTATCCGAAGCAGTTGATTGGGCAGAAGAGATGATCAGCAGACGGCGGAGAGAATATAATGAGCTTTATGACTGGCGTGAGGAATGA
- a CDS encoding transcription initiation factor IIB, whose amino-acid sequence MNTVEVVCDDCGLILAETTVDLGAEWRSFTDEPSRSRVGPPKTPARHDRGLSTEIGRGRDGVGRTLDGKTRRRLSRLRREHSRGRFQSKAERNQAYGFTEIRRMVGALGLGTALRDQACRLFSSAQDAGLFPGRTLEGMAGAAVYGVCRCTARSETLGDIVEVSRAERRQIRTAYRTLNTELGLPAAPRTPETFLPKLVSALDLPQAVERRARRLLATADDATIASGGNPAGIAGGAILVAASEVGVREHFTQKAVASLADVTPLTVRTHRDALRVVCEKSATQPDVGQTRVSSD is encoded by the coding sequence ATGAACACCGTGGAGGTGGTGTGTGACGACTGCGGGCTCATTCTCGCAGAGACGACTGTTGACCTCGGCGCGGAGTGGCGGAGCTTCACTGACGAGCCGTCCCGCTCACGAGTGGGACCGCCGAAGACACCGGCGAGACACGACCGAGGGCTTTCGACTGAAATCGGCCGGGGTCGAGACGGGGTCGGGCGGACCCTCGACGGGAAGACGCGACGTCGTCTCAGCCGGTTGCGGCGTGAGCACAGTCGGGGACGATTCCAATCGAAAGCCGAACGCAACCAGGCGTACGGCTTCACCGAGATCAGGCGGATGGTGGGTGCGCTCGGACTCGGAACAGCGCTCCGAGATCAGGCATGTCGTCTCTTCTCGTCGGCGCAGGACGCAGGCCTCTTCCCGGGACGAACGCTCGAAGGGATGGCTGGTGCAGCGGTGTATGGAGTGTGTCGGTGTACCGCTCGCTCAGAGACGCTTGGAGACATCGTCGAAGTATCACGGGCCGAGCGGAGACAGATTCGAACTGCCTACCGGACGCTCAATACGGAACTGGGGCTGCCGGCTGCGCCTCGGACTCCAGAGACGTTCCTTCCGAAGCTGGTCTCTGCACTTGACCTTCCGCAAGCGGTCGAGCGGCGTGCCCGCCGCCTTCTCGCGACTGCCGACGACGCGACGATCGCAAGCGGAGGGAACCCCGCTGGAATTGCCGGTGGTGCGATTCTCGTGGCCGCGAGCGAGGTTGGAGTTCGCGAGCACTTCACGCAGAAAGCGGTCGCCAGTCTCGCAGACGTGACGCCGCTGACAGTCAGGACACACCGGGATGCGTTACGAGTCGTGTGTGAGAAGAGTGCCACCCAGCCAGACGTTGGGCAGACTCGGGTGAGTTCCGACTGA
- a CDS encoding AAA family ATPase: MDVDLATSQTASVLEAVESAVIAKRSFLETVLTGVVGGGHVLLEDVPGTGKTLAARSLAGALDLSFTRIQFTPDLLPADITGSNVFDERSGEFTFAEGPIFANIVLADEINRAPPKTQAALLEAMGEGQVSADGETFSLPDPFIVIATQNPVEQEGTFGLPEAQRDRFMVKTSMGYPERDGELELVNRRADRSASIPTVSSVVDGEEVTDLRTVPESVTVDPKVRAYLVDLGRATRDHSEVEVGVSPRGIQHIFEAARAYAVVRGRGYVVPDDVKRLLEPVFAHRLVLTTEAEINETEPADVLAEVAQRVDVPSMDV; encoded by the coding sequence ATGGACGTTGACCTCGCGACGAGTCAGACTGCTTCTGTTCTCGAAGCAGTCGAATCGGCGGTTATTGCGAAGCGATCGTTTCTAGAGACGGTTCTCACCGGCGTCGTCGGCGGTGGCCACGTCCTCCTCGAGGACGTTCCTGGAACAGGCAAGACACTCGCTGCACGCTCGCTTGCAGGCGCACTGGACCTGTCGTTCACCCGAATCCAGTTCACGCCGGACCTCCTCCCAGCCGACATTACGGGATCGAATGTGTTCGACGAACGCTCTGGGGAGTTCACGTTCGCAGAGGGGCCGATCTTCGCGAATATTGTCCTCGCAGACGAGATCAATCGTGCGCCGCCGAAGACACAGGCGGCCTTGTTGGAGGCGATGGGCGAAGGTCAGGTGTCGGCCGACGGTGAGACCTTCTCGCTTCCGGACCCATTCATCGTGATCGCGACACAGAATCCCGTCGAGCAGGAGGGGACCTTCGGCTTGCCAGAGGCCCAGCGTGACCGTTTCATGGTGAAAACCTCGATGGGGTATCCAGAACGCGATGGAGAACTCGAACTGGTCAACCGTCGTGCAGACCGGAGCGCTTCGATCCCCACGGTTTCCTCGGTTGTTGATGGTGAGGAGGTGACCGACCTCAGAACTGTCCCCGAATCGGTCACGGTCGACCCGAAGGTGCGTGCGTATCTGGTGGACCTCGGACGAGCAACGCGTGATCACTCGGAGGTCGAAGTGGGTGTCTCACCGCGTGGTATCCAACATATCTTCGAAGCTGCGCGGGCGTATGCGGTGGTGCGTGGGCGCGGCTACGTCGTCCCGGATGACGTAAAGCGACTCCTCGAGCCGGTGTTCGCCCACCGTCTTGTCCTCACGACGGAAGCGGAGATCAACGAGACCGAACCAGCAGATGTCCTCGCTGAGGTCGCACAACGAGTAGACGTCCCTTCGATGGACGTCTGA
- a CDS encoding ATP-binding protein, producing the protein MSTTGKFDLNMEEVLEAWRPTDGAREIIANALDEQALTDSAPPDIYEDDHGRWHIRDYGRGLRYEHLTQAESEEKLANPDTVIGKFGVGLKDALATFHRHGIDVRIESAHNTFTIEEAPKHGFEEISTLHVDIQPPDRDLKGTDVILDGIERDEIQGAKQNFIRYADVQQLESTRFGDVYHVPEGESAGVYVTGLRVAEEEDFLFSYNITNTTKKIRDALNRERSNVGRTAYSSRVKRILQACESETVAERLVEDLQRFTEGSTHDELGWKPVQLHAVKILNARRDVVVTTVDEQHARRDLLETAREDGYDVVTVPDQVQAELATTDDIDGNEIRSVGVYQSEYEDSFEFEFVDESELSQSERTVWELREHLIDLVDGPADYDYRIAEQLRATDDDQTRGVHQGEEQRIVLRRDVLDDPEKFAGALLRMIVHTKTVFPPQTAEFEQILTELLGRTSAIAIGSIGK; encoded by the coding sequence ATGAGCACAACTGGAAAGTTCGACCTCAATATGGAAGAGGTGCTAGAGGCATGGCGACCAACAGACGGTGCCCGTGAAATCATCGCCAACGCGCTTGACGAACAGGCACTCACCGACAGTGCACCGCCGGATATCTATGAGGATGATCACGGACGCTGGCATATTCGGGATTACGGCCGTGGTCTCCGGTACGAACACCTCACGCAAGCCGAAAGCGAAGAGAAGCTCGCGAATCCCGATACCGTGATCGGCAAGTTCGGCGTCGGATTGAAGGACGCGCTCGCCACCTTCCATCGCCACGGGATCGATGTGCGAATCGAATCCGCCCACAACACATTCACCATTGAGGAAGCGCCGAAGCACGGGTTCGAGGAGATATCCACTCTGCATGTCGATATCCAGCCCCCAGACCGCGATCTCAAGGGAACAGATGTGATCCTTGATGGAATCGAACGAGACGAAATCCAAGGCGCGAAACAGAACTTCATCCGCTATGCCGACGTACAACAATTAGAATCGACCCGGTTCGGTGACGTGTATCACGTACCGGAAGGTGAATCAGCAGGTGTGTACGTCACCGGCCTTCGCGTCGCTGAAGAGGAGGATTTCTTGTTTTCGTACAACATCACGAACACGACGAAGAAGATCCGCGATGCGTTAAATCGCGAGCGGTCAAACGTCGGCCGGACAGCATATAGTAGTCGGGTGAAACGAATCCTCCAAGCCTGTGAGTCTGAGACTGTCGCTGAGCGCCTCGTTGAGGATCTCCAACGGTTCACCGAAGGGTCGACGCACGACGAACTGGGCTGGAAGCCAGTCCAGCTACACGCTGTTAAGATCTTGAACGCTCGTCGTGATGTAGTTGTCACGACCGTAGACGAGCAGCACGCCCGCCGAGACCTCCTCGAGACAGCCCGCGAGGATGGATACGATGTAGTCACCGTTCCGGATCAGGTACAGGCTGAGCTGGCTACAACCGACGATATCGACGGCAACGAAATTCGCAGTGTCGGCGTGTATCAGTCGGAGTACGAGGACAGCTTCGAGTTCGAGTTCGTCGATGAGTCGGAATTATCCCAAAGCGAGCGCACAGTCTGGGAGCTCCGCGAGCACCTGATCGATCTCGTTGATGGCCCTGCGGACTACGACTACCGGATTGCCGAACAACTCCGTGCGACGGATGACGATCAGACTCGGGGAGTCCACCAAGGTGAAGAACAGCGCATCGTCCTCCGACGTGATGTCCTCGACGATCCGGAGAAGTTCGCCGGGGCATTGCTCCGGATGATCGTCCACACGAAGACGGTTTTCCCGCCGCAAACGGCGGAGTTCGAGCAGATATTGACAGAGCTTCTCGGTCGAACAAGTGCGATAGCCATTGGGTCGATCGGGAAGTGA
- a CDS encoding amidase: MSESPPNIRPPTPDEIRDLAEAHHMSLSDEEVADFAAIIEGMLGGYERIDELPDPTPSVQYHTRDPGYRPDAQEDPLNAFVRKCEVPGADDGPLTGYEVGLKDSVSLAGVEMTLGSKLFEGYVPSTDATIVTRLLDAGATITGKLNMEDMALSGSGELSATGPVLNPRDDDYIAGGSSSGSAAAVATGDVDVAIGGDQGGSIRIPAAWSGIVGHKPTHSLVPYTGVAGLGRSFDHVGPMCSTVEECALLLDVLAGADGLDPRQGAVPTQQYSDGLGVDPTDVTVGVLEEGFGHDQSEEGVDDTVRDALAAFEDAGAEVTEVSVPMHLDGLPIWNAIGLEEITATVNAECVGHYGKGFYDTQFADAFGRARRAQADDYLTTMKLTLIAGQYLSNEYRGHYHAKGQNLARKLTAAYDEALEDVDVLAMPTTPQTAHEVNDDISRVEAIDRALNMLPNTAPFDNTGHPAISVPAGHSDGLPVGVMFVADSFDDVTALASAHAFEQHVEVEL, translated from the coding sequence ATGTCGGAGTCTCCACCGAATATCCGGCCGCCAACCCCCGACGAGATCCGCGACCTTGCCGAAGCACATCACATGTCGCTGTCTGATGAGGAGGTCGCTGACTTCGCGGCTATCATCGAGGGGATGTTGGGCGGGTACGAGCGGATCGATGAACTGCCGGATCCCACACCGAGCGTTCAGTACCACACGCGTGACCCAGGGTACCGACCTGACGCACAGGAGGACCCGCTGAACGCGTTCGTCCGAAAGTGTGAGGTGCCGGGTGCTGACGACGGGCCGCTAACGGGGTACGAGGTTGGTCTGAAAGACTCCGTGTCGCTTGCAGGCGTCGAAATGACGCTCGGGTCGAAGCTTTTCGAGGGGTACGTACCGTCCACCGATGCGACGATCGTCACGCGGCTGCTCGATGCAGGCGCGACGATCACGGGGAAGCTCAATATGGAGGATATGGCGCTGTCGGGCAGTGGCGAACTCTCTGCGACGGGACCGGTGCTCAATCCTCGTGATGACGACTACATCGCGGGTGGTTCCTCAAGCGGTAGCGCCGCGGCAGTCGCGACCGGCGACGTCGACGTCGCGATCGGCGGTGACCAGGGCGGCTCAATTCGGATTCCGGCTGCATGGAGTGGGATCGTCGGTCACAAGCCCACCCACAGCCTCGTTCCGTACACCGGTGTCGCCGGGCTGGGTCGGTCGTTCGACCACGTCGGGCCGATGTGTTCGACCGTCGAAGAGTGTGCACTACTGCTCGATGTGCTCGCTGGGGCTGATGGACTCGACCCTCGACAGGGTGCGGTGCCAACACAGCAGTACAGCGATGGGTTGGGGGTCGACCCGACCGATGTTACCGTCGGCGTGCTCGAAGAGGGATTCGGCCACGATCAAAGCGAGGAGGGCGTCGACGATACCGTTCGTGATGCACTCGCGGCGTTCGAAGACGCCGGCGCCGAGGTAACCGAAGTCTCGGTCCCGATGCACCTCGATGGACTCCCGATCTGGAATGCGATCGGGCTTGAGGAGATCACTGCGACGGTGAACGCCGAGTGTGTCGGCCACTACGGCAAGGGCTTCTACGACACGCAGTTTGCGGACGCGTTTGGCCGCGCTCGGCGTGCGCAGGCAGACGACTACCTCACGACGATGAAGCTCACGCTGATCGCCGGACAGTACCTTTCGAATGAATATCGCGGACATTACCACGCCAAAGGGCAGAACCTCGCCCGGAAGCTCACAGCTGCGTACGACGAGGCACTCGAGGATGTGGATGTCCTCGCGATGCCGACGACACCGCAAACCGCACACGAGGTCAACGACGACATCTCACGGGTCGAGGCCATCGATCGAGCGTTGAATATGCTCCCGAACACGGCACCATTCGACAACACCGGACACCCAGCGATTAGCGTTCCAGCAGGGCACTCAGATGGGCTTCCAGTCGGAGTGATGTTCGTCGCCGACAGCTTCGATGATGTGACTGCGCTCGCGAGTGCACACGCCTTCGAGCAGCACGTTGAGGTGGAACTGTAA